Within the Musa acuminata AAA Group cultivar baxijiao chromosome BXJ2-9, Cavendish_Baxijiao_AAA, whole genome shotgun sequence genome, the region ATGGGCATAAGCAAGATTGCATcgggaatatatatatgtatatatatatatatgtatgtatatatatatatatatgtatgtatatatatatatgtatatgtatatgtatatatatatatatatgtatgtatatatatatatatgtatacttatatatatatatatatatatatatatatatatataaatatatatatgtatacttatatatatatatatatatatatatacatatatatatatatatgtatacttatatatatatatatatacatatatatatatgtatacttatatatatatatacatatatatatatatacatatatatatatatatatatatatatatatatacatatatatatgtatatatatacatatatatatatacatatatatatatatatacatatatatatatatatacatatatatatatatatatatatatatatatatatacatatacatacatatatatatacatatatatatatacatatatatatatacatatatatatatatgtatatatatacatatatatatatatatatatatatatatgtatatatatatatgtatatatatatatatgtatatatatatatatatatgtatgtatatatatagatatatgtatgtatatatatatatatgtatgtatatatatatatatatatatatatatatatatacatatatatatatatacatatatatatatatatatatatatatatatatatatatgtatatatatgtatatatatatatatatatttatatatgtatatatataaatatgtatatatatatgtatatgtatatatatatatacatatatatatatatacacatatatatatatacatatatatatatatatatatatatatatatatatatatatatatatatatatacacatatatatatatacatatatatatatatatatatatatatatatatatatatacatatatatatatatacatatatatataaatatatacatatatatatatatatatatatatacatatatatatatatatatacatatatatatatatacatatatatatgtatatatatatatatatatatatatatatatatatatatatatatatatgtatatatatatatatatatatatatatatatatatatatatatatatatatatatatatatgtatatatatatatacatatatatatatatatgtatatatatatatatatatatatatatatatatgtatatatatatatacatatatatatatacatacatatacatatacatatttatatatatatatatatatatatatatatatatatatatatatatatatatatatatatatatctatatatatatatatgtatacttatatatgtattacatatacatatacatatatatatatatatacatacatatatatatatatatatatttatacttatataaatatatatatatatatatatatatatatatatatatatgtatatatatatatatatatatatatatatatatatatgtatatatatatatatatacatatatatatatatatatatatatatatatatatatatacatatatatatatatatatatacatatatatatatatatatatatatacatatatatatatatatatatatatatatatatatacatatatatatatatatatatatatatgtatatatatacatatacatatatatatacatatatatatatacatatatatatacatatacatatatatatacatatatatatatacatatatatatacatatatatatatatatatatgtatacttatatatatatatatacatatatatatatatgtatacttatatatatatatgtatacttatatatatatatacatatatatatatatatatatatatatatatatatacatatatatatatatatatatatatatatatatatatatatatatacatacatatatatatatatatatatatatatatatatatatatacatacatacatatatatatatatatatgtatatatttgtatatatatatatatatatatatatatatatatatatatatatacatatatatatatatttatatatatatttatatttatatatatatatatacatatatatatatatatatatatatatatatatatatatatatatgtatatatatatgtatatatatatatatgtatgtatatatatatatgtatatatatatacatatacatatatatatacatacatacatatatatatatatatatgtatatatttgtatatatatatatatatatatatatatatatatacatatatatatatatatttatatatatatttatatttatatatatatatatacatatatatatatatatatatatatgtatatatatatgtatatatatatatatgtatatatatatacatatacatatatatatacatatacatatgtatatatatatacatatacatatatatatatatatatatacatatatatatacatatacatttatatgtatatatatatatatatatatatatatgtatatatgtatatgtatatatatatgtatatatatatatgtatatatatatatatgtatatatatatgtatatgtatatatatatatatatgtatatatatatatgtatatatatatatatatatgtatatatatatgtatacttatatatgtattacatatacatatacatatatttatatatacatacatatatatatatatatatatatatatatatatatgtatatatatatatctatatatttatacttatatatatacatatatatacatatatatatatatacatatatatacatatatatatatacatatatatatatatatacatatatatatatacatatatatatatatacatatatatatatatatatacatatatatatatatgtatatatatatatatatatacatatatatatatatatatatatatatatatatatatttatatacatatatatatatatatacatatatatatatatgtatacttatatatatatatatatatatatatatatatatatatatatacatacatacatatttatatatatatatatatatgtatatatttgtatatatatatatatatatatatatttgtatatatatatatatatatatatatttgtatatatatatatatatatatatatatatacaaatatatatatatatatatatatatatatatatatacaaatatatatatatatatatatatatatatatatatatatatacaaatatatatatatatatatatatatatatatatacatatatatatatatatatatttatatttatatatatatatacatatatatatatatacatatatatatatatatatacatatatatatatatatatacatatatatatatatatatgtatatatatatgtatatatatatatatgtatgtatatatatatatgtatatatatatatacatatacatatatatatacatatacatatatatatatatatatatatatatatatatatatatatatatacatatacatatatatatatacatatatatatacatatacatttatatgtttatatatatatatatgtatatatatatatgtatatatatatgtatatatatatatatatgtatatatatatatatatgtatatatatatatatatgtatatgtatatatatatatatgtatatatatatatatttatatgtatatatatatatgtatatatatatatatgtatatatatatatatgtatatatatatatgtatatatatatgtatatatgtatatatatatatgtatatatatatctatgtatatatatatatatatgtatatatatatgtatatatatatatacatatatatatatatatacatatatatatatatacatatatatatatatatatacatatatatatatatatatacatatatatatatatatatatatacatatatatatatatatatacatatatatatatatatacatatatatatatatatatacatatatatatatatatatacatatatatatatatatatatatatatatatatatatatatatatatatatatatatatatatatatatatatatatatatatatatatatatatatatatatatatatatatatatatatatatatatatatatatacatttatatatatacatacaaggtGATACTTTAAGGAGCACAATATTCAATCTTGGGAGCTATCCTGAATCCAACTCGGAAGTTATCTCAAATTTAATCAAAGTCACATCGGATCTATCTTGGATTTATCTTAGAGCTGCctcatattcttttttatttatcacattcCTTTGTCACAAATATCTCGAATATTTTTGCGCCCATGAGTTTTGACCAAGTTTGGTATTAAAAGGAGGCTCGATATTATAGGAATATCTATCTACCCATCCTCTTAATGAATGCTCAAATTAGAAGGTCTCGTCTCtaatttacaatacttttatttAGAAAGAGCAATCATCATTCCTCCCATAAGTAGATGTGTCGACCTTGATAAAAATGCCAACAAGACACTCAAGTCACTTATTTATTGTTTGCGTAAGCTTTGTCAATTAGATGTAGATGCTTATGGGCATATTGCAAGTTCTTACTCTGCTCCTACCTCAATTAGCCCAACATACGATATCGTCGTCTCAACCAcataaaatttaattaatttgtaaaatataattttatcaaacaataCTTATGttaatacatatttaaaatatagttttcaTCTATTATTTTTCAAACACTCAAAGTATTTTATAATTATACATTATTTAAACCCTTTTCTCCAAATatacttaaaatatatattttttcaaacaaatacACTCTATATCCATTAGGATATCTATGACACCCTTCATCTACTTATACATTATATGATAATCCTTTTATTACAAGTTGGCTAGATTGTTATGAAATTCATATATATGTTGATATTAtcttattaataattataatgaAGTCAATGCAAATTCATTGTCATTGATGAATAAGGTTATTGACGAGACAAAAATTATTAGTACATATCGACATGTATCCACCTTAGCTCCTTTGCATTGACATTAACTATATTTACACCACCAATCTTTTCGATATCTCGAAATGCATCAAGTTATCTCAACAAAATTGAGGTGCACCTTCATAAACCACATTAAAATTATAACTCTATCACAATAATATAATCATATTAACACCACAACTTACTTATCATGATATCACAATAAAATTGAGATATAACTTCACAATCCCAAATGAAAGTAGTACACCACTCTAACCTAATCTTTAGCACTAGAATATGCTAATCAATCTTATCTCACCACAAGATCATTTTATCACTGTAGGAGGTCCTTTCTAACACAATGCTTAACCCGTGATAGCCACCCCTATAGCACTTTGTCAATGTGAGATCACGGGAAAAAAAAATGCCTCTTCTAGATTGTCATTTAGAGGAGAAGAAAATTTCTTGTCGAGAAGAGATAACTCCAAATGAGAACATGCAAAATAAAGACCTTTATCtttacataaataatttttttctctgttATTATAAGCTTAATATGCTAAAGTAAATATAAAACATTCTTTGACATATGCGTCAAAGAGATTATAAATTAACCTTTATATCCTTTATCTTACGAAGGATTTTACGAGGTTAAAAAGGAAATTAAACTCGATTATCATTTCTCAAAATTGACTTAATTACGACGGGACTGATGAATAGTTATTAGAGCGACGATAACTTTTAAGaatcataaatttaatttttattaatttataatgTGAATATTTTgttaagtaatatatatattttcgaAAATAAAGAATATATGCACAAATATAACTCGttattcaagaaaaaaattggaatttctcaaagaaCATGACATGATTAATTGTTCTTTGTGGTTGAAAATGAGAACGATCTCCGAGTaagtttcacacacacacacaaacaaagcGAACTTCCACCCAAACTCAATTGTCAaccgaagaaaagaaaaaaaaacaaaaaaaaaaggcgaTCAAAGCAGAAAGCAAAGCAGTTGATACATTATTAATAGCTCAAAGGAAACATGGAATTCCCAAAGCACACACACACGACAAAAGATATTATGCGTAAGTCCGCACATACGCGCACGCACAGCAACTGATCAATCGGTCTCCGGTGGCGGCAAGTTCATGGCTTTCGGCTCATCATCAGCACTCTTTTTGGCATCCTCCTTGGACCAAAGCCCTTCTTTGTTGCAAGGCCAAGAACTTGATTCCTTGTGCGATGAACTTTCTTTCCCGCACTTGAATTTCTCCACGACTCGGAGCTCGGGGAACGAACTTGTCAGCTTCTCCCAGCTGGGATGATCCAGATAATTGAGGAACCTCAGGCGCAGCACCTCCACCTTCCACCCCCGGCCGTCTCCAAGACTTCGGAGCATCCCTCCCCTCAGGTACAGTTTCTTCAGAAGTCGTAATTTAAGGGGATCAATCCACTGCGGGAACTCCTCCTCGGTGAAGCACCGGAGGTCCAGCTTCTCTATCGTACTAGGAAGGGTAACCTTAGCGGGATCAAGGGAACGATCCGCTGCAATCTTCTTGGTTTCTTTCTTCGTCAGTGACCTCGCTCCCGAAGCTTGCCTGTCGGTGGTCGGGCGAGCCACATGATCGGATATTAGTTGAACTTTCTTcgtagtggcagcagcagcagcagcagcagtagcagtagcagcaTCAGATGATTGTTTGGACTTCGGTGGGAGATCTTCGATTGAGTCCTTACCAGTCCCTTGTTGTTTCTTCTCCTGTGAGGGCGCCTCAGCACCTCTGGTGGAATGAGAGTCTTCCTTCTTCGTTGTAACCACTGCCCATGTTATGATAAGGGTGGTGAGCGTCTTGAACTCGCCCACCTTCTCCAGCTCCGTTTCTGCGATCCGACTGCCTATGTTGATGCTGAGCTTCCTCAACTTGGCCAGCTTGGCCAACTCATGGAGATGACAAACATGTTTGTCATCAGGCCCACTGATCAGTAAAAACCCCTTGAGCACTTCCAGATCGGAGAGGTTGGCGATGCTCTTGGGCATCTTGTCGAGCAGGAAGCAGTCCGACACGTCCAGGTACTGCAGCTTCTTGGCGGACCCGATCGCCTCCGGCAGCTTCTCCAGATTGTGGCACGCCCGGAGGTCCAACACCATCAGCTTGGTGAGCTTGCCGATGGTCTCGGGAAGCGTTTCCACCCTCGATACGCCTCTGAGGCTCATGTACCGCAAGCTTTTGCAGTTCTCAATCCCCTTCAAGAACTCGTCGTTCTTGACCTCGATATGGTGCTTCTGGTCCGACTCCTTCCACCGCCCCAGCTGCATTGTGGTCATCTCGCCCTTGTTGACTAGCCATGTGGGTTCGAATTCGACGTAGCGCTTGTAGACGTTGTAGACGGTGAGCAGTCGATTTTCCGCATCGTCGCCGATGGGGGGTAGTTTGAGGCGCAAGCACGCACGGCGACTCCTGGAATAGTCGTCGCTGGGGCGGCCGTCCTGGTCGAATTCGAGGAAGGCATTGCTCTTGGCGACGGTGATCAACAGCCTGCGAATCCACGACTGTATACTGAAGTGGTGCACCTCGTCACAGTGCTTCTTCTTAATGGTTATGATTAGGCCCTTGGAGACGAGTTGGTCGAAGCATTTCTTCCCTTCCTCAGAAGTCTGCACTATTTCCTCGCCCATCCACCAGTGGATCAGCAGCCTCTTCTTGAGGACAGCGTTCGGCGGGAAGACGGTGAGGCAGAAGAGGCAAAGCTTCAGCTGAGTCTCGAAGCTGTCGACCACAAGCAATAGGTGCGCCCACGCGGAGCTCTCTAGGATCTGCCGCTCCAGTGGGAAATccttctccccctcctcctcctcagcaTTGGATTCCTGTTCACCCGACGAATCCATTGGCTTCACCCCTAATTCCTCGATTTTGaaattgatgttttccatgattttGTCGAGCTTTTTGAGTGGGCTCTCGTCGGTGATTCCCGACCGCAACAGCTCGTCGACTTGCCTGGCGACGAGTGCAAATTTCTTTATGGCGTCGTCTTCTTTGTCCTTGGATTGCCGCAACATTTTTCTCAGCTCCTCCATTTTTTCCTTGATCTCGTTGAACCGCTCAAGAACATCACGAACATCCTCGGAAGAAGCATCCTTCGGATCGGGGACGAAGCGGCCTTTGGCTTCTTCCAAACGCTTCATCAACCGAGACACTACTTCGACGCTGGATCCGCCGCAGGGGAACATGGTCGGAAGCAAGAAACGAGGCACTGGAGAAGGTCGGGATTATGGTAGCTTCGTGTTACGCCCGCAACTCATATAGCTGCATCGGAATAATCTACGTAACGCACAAGGAAGAGAAATGGAAAAATAAAGACAGAGAATAaagataaaagagaaagagaaaagagaaagaggggagaataaaaaaagagaaagagatattaataataacaatagcttagattatatatatatatatatatatatatatatgaatattaaaatattaaaaagaaaagaaataaaaggaacaaacacacaaaaagcaaaagagaaaaaaaaagacacggacaaagaaaaagaaaaaaaaagagagtttaGGTTGCACATTAGTCCACCTACCGGAGGCAGCACATCTTCATCAATACGCTCTTGCAAAGCAACACACCATATGGAGGAGTCTCAATATCTACCATGGCATCCGTAAGACCGTCAACCGACCTTTACACtttgtttgataaaaatatagtatctatatatataaataaaattattcgaAAGTAAACcagatcaatatatatatatatatatatatatatatatatatatatatatatatatatatattctaagtatcttccaaatgaaaatatcattcTTCCAAAATGTTTGAAATATATAAGTATGAATGCGAGTAGTCGAGTGAAGGCCTCTCTTTTTCTCTACATTAAAGGTGAGCCTTTATATTTGATCGTAGAGAGCATTAAGAAAATGTATGATTATCTTTCTCTTCATAAATGGTAAAAAGAAAGTATATGATTATCTTTCTCATCATTAATGATGAGAAGAAAGTTTGTGATTGTCTTTCTTATCATAAACGACAAGAAGAAAGCTTCATCTTATCCTCCCTTATTGGGCACGATatattgggctgatagcccatattcagcccatgtgggctagggcagcccacagcccacaccccctcttaacctaactctaattaagattagggggtgtggtggctgcgttttagaagcagaaaaaaactataaaaaggcagcaacgaggcagatctttaggGCCACgagtttccaaagagaagaaggagaacaaggcagaaaaggaagagaaagaaagggaagaagacaaggacaatgcagagagactgttctcaatcatctagcagtgttctcatctcaggttagatcaaatctacagtagactcttgttgtgattacttgaggaggttttagatattgtgggcagtgacgtgatccttgtatcccagttattctcttgtagtTGTTGctggggttttgggcaagagattgagatttgtatattcattattctcatagtggattatctctagtttgccccgtggtttttacccttcacattgaaggggttttccacgtatatcttcgtgttttgtttgattgtgtttccattttattccactgcgtattatggtcttctagtatttgttcctatacaaaggttattcctctttatatccccatcaactggtatcagagcggggttttggtgatttaatttttgtatttgaacatggaggccagtaatgtttctcgtatgattagtttgaatggaaacaattggatgatatggatgttgaatctcggattttgatgatgaagtcaattgtcatttgttatctaatctatgtgttgagataagtgtgcaggattaactacgatgagagtaagacaagcagcaggtgttgcgccggagtcaagatcatgatcacgttgggagttcaagagttcgacggaagttcggacggtcgtcggaggttcagcgagaacagatccgagaagtccagaagcttgccaagcgaagctcgtcggaactcgccaagtggatcgtcgcaaagtccaggagtatgccggatgtccgcagaaggatcaccgagggttatcggatgatcgacggaagttggccggaaactcgccggaagaagcgattgacgcatcggagcaaagctgcagaagttgtcttagagttaatcgtagttagcatgatgattaagcatgaaaatgggaggtgatcccattagcttaatcttggggcaattgggcccctgaaaagattcaaattgggccgaatggagcgaaccattcggaccctgattgcaccaggaggtgcaaccgccagggttgtggggttgggaggtgcaaccgccccagccaggaggtgcaatcgctagggctgcgaggctgggaggtgcaaccgccccagccgagaggtgcaaccgcccagagctcagtcttcgagctagactgggcggtgcaacctcctctgtcaagaggtagcaccgccagagctcaagtttcgagctctgccaggcgatgcaaccaccgagctcagtcttcgagctctggcagagaggtgcatcagcctgagctcagtctcgagctctgccaggtgatgcaaccaccaagctcagtcttcgagctttggcagagaggtgcatcagcctgagctcagtttcgagctctgccaggtgatgcaaccaccgagctcagacttcgagctctgccaggcggtgcaaccaccaagctcagtcttcgagctctgccaggtgatgcaaccatcgagctcagtcttcgagctctggcagagaggagcaatcgcctgagctcagtcttcgagctctgccaggcggtgccacctctccagtcaagaggtgcaaccgcctgatcccagaattctgggatttgatcgatttgatcgttttgagctcgaattttgaattgggttggggcctataaataccccacccattcagcactgaaaagatacagacatacaccgaaatcttgatcttttctgtgattctaagagctcaaacgtgttgtaaagcctttaagtctcctccttctgttcttcaagttttcagttgtaaagtgaggagagaaaggtctgtaaaggttgtctcccgagcctgtcaaaaggagagaaattgtaaaagggcagtttagccttcgcccattgaaggaaggcacctagttgacgtcggcaacctcgtcggtggaggaagccaaaagtggagtaggtcaaggctgaccgaaccactctaaatctctggtttgcgtttattctcgagcactttatcattactgcaaacctccttcattactactgctctctgcgctttcacgaacaagttctaagtgctgttcttccgaatcttcattcagacgtaaattcgtattttcatacattactgtttacgtttacgtttgattctgcagaactgtcttctgtgcttttacgaacgagcttctttgcagtttacacttacattttgatcctattgataactgcaaactttcctctacgattttacgaacgagtttcagcatttagacgtaaaactgcattcagacgtaaatcggctttcctcgctcaatcatcagatctcagttcacgtttacgtcttgatttcaactgcatactgccttctgcgagtatacaaacaagtttcaaagtttagacgtaaatctgcgtctagacgtaaaactgcgtttagacgtaaatctgcgtttagacgtaaatctgagtttaagacgtaaatctgagtttagacgtaaatctgcgtttagacgtaaaactgcgtttagacgtaaatctgcgtttagacgtaaatctgcgtttagacgtaaatctgcgtttagacgtaaaacagcgtttagacgtaaatctgagtttagacgtaaactgcgcttagatgcaaaactgcgcttagacgcaatctgcgcttagacgcaaactgcacttagatacaaactgagaatttgcttttgcatcataatagtttttgaacgaacgcagcttttggtttttaatcgctgtaagatttccgctgcactaattcacccccccccctcttagtgctctc harbors:
- the LOC135587047 gene encoding uncharacterized protein LOC135587047, whose translation is MFPCGGSSVEVVSRLMKRLEEAKGRFVPDPKDASSEDVRDVLERFNEIKEKMEELRKMLRQSKDKEDDAIKKFALVARQVDELLRSGITDESPLKKLDKIMENINFKIEELGVKPMDSSGEQESNAEEEEGEKDFPLERQILESSAWAHLLLVVDSFETQLKLCLFCLTVFPPNAVLKKRLLIHWWMGEEIVQTSEEGKKCFDQLVSKGLIITIKKKHCDEVHHFSIQSWIRRLLITVAKSNAFLEFDQDGRPSDDYSRSRRACLRLKLPPIGDDAENRLLTVYNVYKRYVEFEPTWLVNKGEMTTMQLGRWKESDQKHHIEVKNDEFLKGIENCKSLRYMSLRGVSRVETLPETIGKLTKLMVLDLRACHNLEKLPEAIGSAKKLQYLDVSDCFLLDKMPKSIANLSDLEVLKGFLLISGPDDKHVCHLHELAKLAKLRKLSINIGSRIAETELEKVGEFKTLTTLIITWAVVTTKKEDSHSTRGAEAPSQEKKQQGTGKDSIEDLPPKSKQSSDAATATAAAAAAATTKKVQLISDHVARPTTDRQASGARSLTKKETKKIAADRSLDPAKVTLPSTIEKLDLRCFTEEEFPQWIDPLKLRLLKKLYLRGGMLRSLGDGRGWKVEVLRLRFLNYLDHPSWEKLTSSFPELRVVEKFKCGKESSSHKESSSWPCNKEGLWSKEDAKKSADDEPKAMNLPPPETD